The following coding sequences lie in one Cinclus cinclus chromosome 15, bCinCin1.1, whole genome shotgun sequence genomic window:
- the PLP1 gene encoding myelin proteolipid protein, with the protein MSVPSLLASTSSVLPDKVWTGREPDRHPEGENPGRGTAWQGGQGSAHSTEQQSGRSGELAKSSTMDAIPTACPTRALTAWRDESSSLGLAGASCPTSPLFSIGLLECCARCLIGAPFASLVATGLCFFGVALFCGCGHEALTGTEQLIETYFSKNYQDYEFLIDVIHGFQYFIYGTAAFFFLYGALLLAEGFYTTGAVRQIFGDYRTTICGKGLSATFVGITYVLTIIWLLVFACSAVPVYIYFNTWTTCQSIGNPTKTSASIGTLCADARMYGVLPWNAFPGKVCGSNLLSICKTSEFQMTFHLFIAAFVGAAATLVSLLTFIIAATYNFAVLKLMGRGTKF; encoded by the exons ATGTCGGTGCCATCCCTGCTGGCCAGCACCTCCTCTGTGCTCCCGGATAAAGTGTGGACAGGCAGAG AGCCGGACAGGCACCCAGAGGGGGAAAATCCAGGGCGTGGGACCGcctggcagggagggcagggctccGCACACAGCACCGAGCAGCAGAGCGGGCGGTCGGGGGAGTTGGCCAAGTCCAGCACCATGG ATGccatccccacagcctgtcccacCCGAGCCCTCACTGCATGGAGAGATGAGAGCtccagcctggggctggcaggagct TCCTGTCCTACCTCACCTCTTTTCTCCATAGGTTTACTCGAGTGCTGTGCCAGATGTCTCATTGGGGCACCCTTTGCTTCCTTGGTTGCCACTGGCCTGTGCTTCTTTGGGGTAGCGCTGTTTTGTGGCTGTGGGCACGAAGCCCTCACAGGCACTGAGCAGCTCATCGAGACCTACTTCTCCAAAAACTACCAGGACTATGAGTTCCTCATCGATGT CATCCACGGTTTTCAGTACTTCATCTATGGCACAGCTGCCTTCTTCTTCCTCTATGGAGCCCTGCTGTTGGCCGAAGGCTTCTACACCACCGGTGCCGTCCGGCAAATCTTTGGGGACTACAGGACCACCATCTGCGGCAAGGGCCTCAGCGCAACG TTTGTGGGCATTACCTACGTCCTGACCATCATCTGGCTCCTGGTGTTCGCCTGCTCTGCGGTGCCTGTCTACATCTATTTTAACACTTGGACCACCTGCCAGTCCATTGGCAACCCCACCAAGACCTCGGCCAGCATTGGCACCCTGTGTGCAGATGCCAGGATGTACG GCGTCCTGCCCTGGAATGCTTTCCCTGGCAAGGTGTGTGGCTCCAACCTGCTCTCCATCTGTAAGACCAGCGAG TTCCAGATGACGTTCCACCTCTTCATCGCAGCCTTTGTGGGGGCAGCTGCCACGCTGGTCTCACTG CTCACCTTCATCATCGCCGCCACCTACAACTTCGCAGTCCTCAAGCTGATGGGCCGAGGCACCAAGTTCTAG